TTCGCGGCATGAAAGGTAAACCCGCAGGCAATACGTTCGTCGAGGTTGAACTCGAACCTGGGAAAAACTATTTCTGGTGCGCCTGCGGCCACTCGAAGACGCAGCCGTTTTGCGACGGCACGCATCAAGAGGTAAACTATTCGTTGGTCGATGCCATGACGCAGGGCAAATACAAACCCGTGAGAGTGAAATCTGAAAAGGCCGAAAAGGTAAAATTTTGCCTCTGCAAGCAGACCAAGACCCCGCCCTATTGCGACGATTCGCACGAGAACCTGTAGACAGCTCCGAAAAGCACTCGGTACGTGCGACCGAGCTTGCTGATTTCTATCGCGTTCACTCCTTAATATTGAGGGCAAGACGGCTGCCAGTATTCGATATTGGCCGCCGTAATCTCTACCTTTTTTGGTAGTAGGATCTTCCGCGCCCACGAGCCTGCCGACATCTCAAAACTAAAGCGGTGATTCCATAGGTTGTTTTT
The sequence above is a segment of the Turneriella parva DSM 21527 genome. Coding sequences within it:
- a CDS encoding CDGSH iron-sulfur domain-containing protein — encoded protein: MKGKPAGNTFVEVELEPGKNYFWCACGHSKTQPFCDGTHQEVNYSLVDAMTQGKYKPVRVKSEKAEKVKFCLCKQTKTPPYCDDSHENL